Proteins from a genomic interval of Microcoleus sp. bin38.metabat.b11b12b14.051:
- the metG gene encoding methionine--tRNA ligase yields the protein MKSTDKTKNTFAVTTPLYYVNDLPHVGSAYTTMAADALARFEGLRGKSVLLVTGTDEHGQKIQRTAESLGRSPQAHCDLVVPAFEALWELLDIQYDRFIRTTSRRHEYIVKEFFQRVWNSGDIYLNQQQGWYCVSCEEFKDERDLLPGNRCSVHTSKEVEWRDEENYFFRLSRYQDQLLALYAERPDFIAPESRRNEVLSFVNSGLQDFSISRVNLAWGLPIPVDSSHTIYVWFDALLGYVTALLDPDSDPLLENALCKWWPIDLHLIGKDILRFHAVYWPAMLMSADMSVPGRVFAHGFLTKDGKKMGKTEGNTLNPVELVNKYGADAVRYYFLKEIEFGEDGDFNETRFINILNAELANDLGNLLNRTLNMARKYCGGCVPNVSGENISGDNLLKGMSLDLGDRVAGFYEELAFSKACEAVLALVRAGNKFIDVQAPWTLYKQGQLESVQQVLYSVLESVRLASYLLSPIIPSISNAIYQQLGFSIDFNDRVAVKSLATFADHAVWGALPANQTLGEPQPVFKRLELLETVTS from the coding sequence ATGAAATCGACCGATAAAACAAAGAATACCTTTGCAGTAACAACGCCTCTGTATTATGTCAATGATTTACCTCACGTTGGCAGCGCTTACACAACTATGGCTGCCGATGCCCTAGCCCGATTTGAGGGGCTGCGGGGTAAATCAGTGTTGCTGGTTACGGGGACGGACGAACACGGGCAGAAAATTCAGCGCACGGCCGAGAGTTTGGGACGATCGCCCCAAGCTCACTGCGATTTAGTGGTTCCGGCCTTTGAGGCGCTGTGGGAGCTACTAGATATCCAGTACGATCGATTTATCCGCACAACTTCGCGGCGCCACGAGTACATTGTCAAAGAATTTTTCCAGCGCGTCTGGAACTCTGGCGACATCTACTTGAACCAGCAACAAGGTTGGTACTGCGTCTCCTGCGAAGAATTCAAAGACGAACGCGATTTATTGCCCGGAAATCGGTGCTCTGTCCACACCAGCAAGGAAGTGGAGTGGCGCGACGAAGAAAATTACTTTTTCCGCCTGTCGCGCTATCAAGACCAACTGCTGGCATTGTACGCAGAACGTCCCGACTTCATCGCGCCGGAAAGTCGGCGCAACGAAGTGCTGAGCTTCGTCAACTCGGGACTGCAAGACTTTTCGATTTCTCGGGTGAATCTGGCATGGGGCCTGCCAATACCAGTTGACTCCAGTCACACCATTTACGTCTGGTTTGACGCTTTGCTCGGATATGTCACAGCCTTGTTAGATCCGGACAGCGACCCGCTGTTAGAGAATGCTTTATGTAAATGGTGGCCGATTGACCTGCACTTGATCGGCAAAGATATTCTCCGCTTCCACGCAGTTTACTGGCCGGCAATGCTGATGTCAGCCGATATGTCGGTGCCGGGCCGCGTCTTCGCTCACGGTTTTTTGACCAAAGACGGCAAGAAAATGGGCAAAACGGAGGGTAATACTTTAAACCCAGTCGAATTGGTGAATAAATACGGCGCTGATGCAGTTCGTTACTATTTCCTCAAAGAAATTGAGTTCGGAGAGGATGGCGATTTTAACGAAACTCGGTTTATCAATATATTGAATGCTGAGCTAGCAAATGATTTGGGAAACTTGCTTAATCGCACGTTAAACATGGCTCGCAAATATTGCGGTGGCTGCGTGCCAAATGTGTCAGGGGAAAACATTTCTGGCGACAACCTTCTCAAGGGTATGAGCCTGGATTTGGGCGATCGAGTAGCGGGTTTTTATGAAGAGTTGGCTTTTAGCAAGGCTTGCGAAGCTGTGCTGGCATTAGTTAGAGCAGGTAACAAGTTTATTGACGTACAAGCACCTTGGACTTTGTACAAGCAAGGACAACTAGAAAGTGTCCAACAAGTGCTATATTCTGTTCTGGAATCTGTTAGACTAGCATCTTACCTTTTATCGCCGATTATCCCGAGTATCAGCAACGCTATCTATCAGCAGCTAGGTTTTTCAATAGACTTTAACGATCGGGTTGCAGTTAAGAGTTTAGCGACTTTTGCAGATCATGCTGTCTGGGGCGCTTTGCCTGCGAACCAAACTCTGGGGGAACCCCAACCAGTGTTTAAGCGGCTGGAACTACTGGAAACAGTAACGTCATAG
- a CDS encoding NYN domain-containing protein, producing MLNRIESNDLFTPEQVLENRGRVAIFIDGSNLFYAALQLGIEIDYTKLLCRLTAGSRLLRSFFYTGVDRTNEKQQGFLLWMRRNGYRVISKDLVQLPDGSKKANLDVEIAVDMMALVGSYDTAVLVSGDGDLAYAVDAVSYRGVRVEVVSLRSMTSDSLINVADRYIDLEMIKDDIQKTSRPNYAYRPLSGLSLMDEHDDR from the coding sequence ATGTTGAATAGAATAGAAAGCAACGACCTTTTTACGCCGGAACAGGTTCTGGAAAATCGCGGTCGAGTGGCAATTTTTATTGATGGGTCTAACCTTTTTTACGCGGCTTTGCAGTTGGGAATTGAAATTGATTACACTAAGCTGCTGTGTCGCTTAACTGCGGGTTCGCGGCTGTTGCGCTCTTTTTTCTACACTGGTGTCGATCGCACTAACGAGAAACAGCAGGGGTTTTTGCTGTGGATGCGCCGCAACGGCTATCGCGTGATTTCTAAGGATTTGGTGCAATTACCCGACGGTTCTAAGAAGGCGAACTTGGATGTAGAAATCGCTGTGGACATGATGGCGTTGGTGGGGTCTTACGACACGGCGGTTTTGGTCAGTGGCGACGGCGATTTGGCCTATGCTGTGGATGCTGTGAGCTATCGCGGCGTGCGGGTTGAGGTGGTGAGTTTGCGATCGATGACAAGTGACAGTTTGATTAATGTAGCCGATCGCTATATCGATTTGGAAATGATCAAAGACGACATCCAAAAAACTTCGCGTCCTAATTATGCTTACCGGCCGTTGTCGGGTTTGAGCTTGATGGACGAACACGACGACAGATAG
- the lptC gene encoding LPS export ABC transporter periplasmic protein LptC, which produces MINLKSQILNLKSPKLMQLLLAALILGINACGAAPETQKNKLAEDLKTAQQSNSTLTLNKVTLEQANEKGETFWKVNSKNAVYSKDQKTVNVQKPVGKLFQDGKEIYDIQGETGQVFQEGNQVFLKGNIVATDLKNGVVLRGNELEWRPKEDILVVRNNLTGANNQVTASAKEARVFSRAKRMELFGSVVANVKDPILQLRTEHLVWFVEQQKVHSDQPTQIDKYKDKTVTDSGFADKVDVDLKTKIATLTQNAQLMPSDPPLQIESSLMSWNFPAQNVVSPGPVKIFHRVEKVTMTGDTGRGDLDKKIFYLTGNVVGIGEKRQSQLNTDRVTWYLTNQTFDAEGNVVYKQLNPVFNLTGPRAAGELKNQTVVVKGNGGGGQVVTEFVPDENKEIFGK; this is translated from the coding sequence ATGATTAATCTCAAATCCCAAATTCTCAATCTCAAATCCCCAAAATTAATGCAGCTACTCTTAGCAGCACTGATTTTGGGGATTAATGCTTGTGGGGCTGCGCCAGAGACTCAAAAAAACAAATTAGCCGAGGATCTCAAAACTGCCCAGCAGTCAAACAGCACTTTAACTTTGAACAAAGTAACCCTAGAACAAGCAAATGAAAAGGGCGAAACGTTCTGGAAAGTCAACTCAAAAAATGCCGTTTACAGCAAAGATCAAAAGACAGTTAACGTTCAGAAACCTGTCGGCAAATTGTTTCAGGACGGCAAAGAAATTTACGACATTCAGGGAGAAACCGGGCAGGTATTTCAAGAAGGAAATCAAGTTTTTCTCAAGGGTAACATAGTCGCTACTGACTTAAAAAATGGCGTGGTATTGCGGGGAAACGAGTTGGAGTGGCGGCCGAAGGAAGATATTTTAGTTGTCCGTAATAATTTGACGGGAGCGAACAACCAGGTAACTGCTTCAGCAAAGGAAGCGCGGGTTTTCAGCAGAGCGAAAAGAATGGAGTTATTCGGCTCTGTGGTGGCGAATGTTAAAGATCCAATTTTACAATTGCGTACCGAGCATTTAGTGTGGTTTGTGGAGCAGCAAAAGGTACACAGCGACCAACCAACTCAAATTGACAAATATAAAGATAAAACAGTAACAGACAGCGGTTTTGCTGACAAGGTAGATGTGGACTTAAAAACCAAGATTGCGACGCTAACCCAAAACGCTCAATTGATGCCATCAGATCCGCCGCTACAAATAGAAAGCAGTTTGATGAGTTGGAATTTTCCGGCGCAAAATGTGGTCTCGCCCGGGCCTGTGAAGATTTTTCACCGCGTGGAAAAGGTGACGATGACTGGGGATACCGGGCGGGGAGATTTAGATAAAAAAATATTTTATTTGACGGGAAATGTGGTAGGAATTGGGGAAAAACGTCAATCTCAATTGAATACCGATCGCGTAACGTGGTATTTAACTAACCAGACGTTCGACGCCGAAGGAAATGTGGTTTACAAACAACTAAATCCGGTGTTTAATTTGACTGGGCCGAGGGCGGCCGGAGAGTTGAAAAATCAAACGGTGGTTGTCAAAGGTAACGGTGGTGGCGGCCAAGTTGTGACGGAATTTGTGCCGGATGAGAACAAGGAAATTTTCGGAAAGTAG
- a CDS encoding Uma2 family endonuclease: protein MTTTLEKLERVDEPILIDGMSWREFKAVEQLLDRPGVRLSFLDGVLEIRRMPGRKHETAKQRISTLVDLYLEYAGIDFTPTGSVTLESESGKVKREADLSYELGANRERPDLVVEVVVTSGGINKLEAYKRLQIPEVWFWENGRLRLYSLSEDGYAEVDRSLVLPDLDVLLLARCINIENHLQAMREFRAAIQSV, encoded by the coding sequence ATGACGACAACTTTAGAAAAGTTAGAACGAGTCGATGAACCAATCTTAATTGACGGCATGAGCTGGAGAGAGTTTAAAGCTGTTGAACAGTTGCTCGATCGCCCGGGAGTGAGGCTGTCGTTTTTAGATGGGGTATTGGAGATTAGACGTATGCCTGGAAGAAAACATGAAACCGCCAAACAGCGGATTTCAACGCTCGTGGATCTGTATTTGGAATATGCAGGGATTGATTTTACTCCAACCGGCTCGGTGACGCTGGAAAGTGAATCTGGAAAGGTGAAGCGAGAAGCGGATCTGTCTTACGAATTGGGTGCTAACCGAGAACGTCCTGATTTAGTGGTGGAAGTGGTGGTGACTAGCGGCGGGATTAATAAGTTGGAAGCTTACAAACGCCTGCAAATTCCAGAGGTTTGGTTTTGGGAAAATGGTAGGCTGCGTTTGTACTCGCTTTCGGAAGATGGATATGCAGAGGTCGATCGCTCTTTGGTACTCCCAGATTTAGATGTGCTACTATTGGCACGGTGTATCAATATAGAAAATCACCTTCAGGCAATGCGCGAATTTAGAGCAGCGATTCAAAGCGTTTAG
- a CDS encoding Uma2 family endonuclease: protein MVQTFTEPETISLEVPNSIALLVTGEQFEALALANPDLRLERTSQGELIVNPPTGGESGSRNLSISGQLDRWCEANEDLGEGFDSSTGFILPNGARFSPDASWVSRDRWEALTPKGRKGFVPLCPDFVVELRSASDSLSPLQTKMREYMENGARLGWLIDPQNQRVEIYRQQAEVEILISPAELSGEDILPGFVLSLRRVWR, encoded by the coding sequence ATGGTACAAACATTTACTGAACCAGAAACCATATCTCTAGAAGTGCCAAATTCGATCGCCCTATTAGTCACCGGCGAGCAATTCGAGGCCCTAGCATTGGCAAATCCCGACTTGAGATTAGAAAGAACGTCACAAGGAGAGTTAATAGTGAATCCACCCACCGGAGGAGAATCAGGTAGTCGCAACCTTAGCATCAGCGGACAACTCGATCGTTGGTGTGAAGCAAACGAGGATTTAGGAGAAGGCTTTGATTCTTCTACCGGATTCATCCTCCCTAACGGTGCTCGCTTTTCTCCCGATGCTTCCTGGGTGAGTAGAGATCGCTGGGAAGCGCTAACACCAAAAGGACGCAAAGGCTTTGTTCCTCTGTGTCCCGATTTTGTAGTAGAATTGCGATCGGCCTCTGACAGTCTCTCGCCCCTCCAAACAAAGATGCGCGAATATATGGAAAACGGGGCGAGATTGGGCTGGCTAATTGACCCGCAAAACCAACGGGTAGAAATTTATCGACAACAAGCAGAAGTAGAAATATTAATTAGTCCAGCCGAGTTGTCCGGTGAAGATATATTGCCCGGATTTGTGCTCTCTTTGAGGCGAGTGTGGCGATAA